A window from Salarias fasciatus chromosome 11, fSalaFa1.1, whole genome shotgun sequence encodes these proteins:
- the entpd3 gene encoding ectonucleoside triphosphate diphosphohydrolase 3: MASKQKMGYKCRIATVFLLLLASIAALVAVAVIQDAWKAEEYGMEYGIVIDSGSSRSNIFVYQWPGDKQNETGIVTELKNCRVDGSPISEIKVDPKKDAKTLDGFRKCMKEVKEMIPSEKHRTTPLFLGATAGMRLLHEKDEQKSNEVLESLREYLGSLPFMFQNASIISGQEEGLYGWITVNYLMGNLFHGNLWNKYLHPEGAETVGSMDLGGASTQIAFAIPEAQSGPDYMYVKLYGYDYFVYTHSYLCYGKNEAEKRVLDKIVQSSSNPSYIENPCYPQGFNVTLKASTIYDTECTTKPKNYNPDQDLFLVGTPDSEVCGDIVKSIFDFKTCSSSHCGFNGVEQPPVRGDFLAYAGYFYIARAVLNEGLTDFSDFNASINTFCHTEWTLLKKQKDWISERYLRTYCFAAHYVFTLLADGYKFDEETWKNINFTQQVKSTNIGWSLGYMLSMSNMLPSEVKVIPPMTNPLFAGLIFLFSALTIVTVVAVFIFLIRACY; encoded by the exons ATGGCTTCCAAACAGAAAATGGGCTACAAGTGTCGAATAGCAACGGTGTTTCTTCTGCTGTTGGCCAGTATCGCTGCCCTTGTCGCTGTTGCAGTCATCCAAGATGCCTGGAAAGCTGAAGAGTACGGCATGGAG TATGGCATAGTGATAGACTCGGGTTCATCTCGTTCCAATATATTCGTGTATCAGTGGCCCGGGGACAAGCAGAATGAAACAGGAATAGTAACAGAACTGAAGAACTGCAGAGTTGATG GTTCTCCCATCTCAGAAATTAAAGTTGACCCCAAGAAAGATGCTAAAACTTTGGATGGCTTCAGAAAATGCATGAAAGAGGTCAAAGAAATGATCCCGTCTGAGAAACATCGTACGACCCCTCTCTTTCTGGGGGCCACTGCTGGAATGAGACTGCTACA TGAAAAAGATGAACAGAAGTCGAATGAAGTTCTGGAAAGTCTCAGAGAGTACCTGGGTTCGCTGCCCTTCATGTTCCAAAATGCCTCCATCATCAGCGGGCAGGAAGAAGGACTGTATGGATGGATCACGGTCAACTACCTGATGGGAAACTTATTCCAT GGGAACTTGTGGAACAAGTATTTACACCCGGAGGGGGCGGAGACGGTGGGTTCCATGGATCTCGGCGGAGCGTCCACACAGATTGCCTTTGCCATCCCGGAAGCTCAGAGTGGGCCTGACTACATGTATGTCAAGCTGTATGGTTACGATTACTTCGTCTACACGCACAGTTACCTCTGCTACGGCAAAAATGAGGCTGAGAAGAGAGTACTGGATAAGATAGTTCAG AGCTCCTCCAACCCGTCCTACATAGAGAACCCCTGCTACCCCCAAGGTTTCAACGTCACGCTGAAGGCCTCAACAATTTACGACACAGAATGCACCACGAAACCCAAAAACTACAACCCGGACCAGGATTTGTTCTTGGTCGGTACCCCCGACTCCGAAGTGTGTGGAGACATAGTGAAGTCCATATTCGACTTTAAGACCTGCTCCTCATCACATTGCGGCTTCAACGGGGTCGAGCAGCCGCCggtcagaggagactttctg GCCTATGCTGGATATTTCTACATTGCCAGGGCTGTGCTGAACGAAGGCCTGACAGACTTCAGTGACTTCAACGCTTCCATTAACACTTTCTGCCACACAGAGTGGACACTG ctgaaAAAGCAGAAGGATTGGATCTCTGAAAGATACCTCAGGACTTACTGCTTCGCAGCACACTACGTCTTCACTCTGCTGGCGGACGGATACAAGTTTGATGAAGAGACTTGGAAAAATATAAACTTTACACAACAG gTAAAATCCACCAATATAGGCTGGAGCCTGGGCTACATGCTCAGCATGTCCAACATGCTCCCGTCCGAGGTGAAAGTCATCCCCCCCATGACGAACCCCCTCTTCGCCggcctcatcttcctcttctctgctTTAACCATCGTAACTGTAGTTGCCGTTTTCATCTTCCTCATCCGGGCCTGCTActga